The Montipora capricornis isolate CH-2021 chromosome 3, ASM3666992v2, whole genome shotgun sequence genome includes the window tattaGAAACTAAAGTTATTATTTGCAGGTCAAATGTGACAGCTCTTGCGCATAAAGAAGGATAATCATAGCAGATTCTGGCCAACAGACTGTTTGGCGTCACGAAAGGCAACCACATGGGTCTCCCGTCCAGATAGGGGGTTAACTTCTGTGAATTTTTGTCGTGAAATCTCGCAAAGGACCGTCGAGCAGTCAAACATGCGGTTAGTTAGTATTGACCACTGTCAAGCCGATTCACAAGTCTTTGTCATGTATATTACTGTACAGACAccgaaaagtagaactaataatAACCCGGCACAGCAATTCGTGctttaacttgctgtgaaaaagaagttgaagtgaactcggaaatCACGGTCACTGGACATTCTCGATGCCAATGTTACGCGGTtaccttttattttcttgtcttgtcttgtttgTTCTGaccctgctcaagacctatttaatactgcgcctttcaataataTGCGGActctaaaattcaaagctcaatcgACAAACGcatttttcgctaccgtcaatcaaatgctCGGCGgtcctcccagcttccgactataTTGTCTGAGTGTGCTcaacgatttgatttgattactgtACGCTCGATAATAGTCGGAACCttggaggagccgccgaacatttgattgacggtaacgaaaaacgcatttgtctgttgacctttgaatttaagagtccgcattttattgaaaggcgcagtaaaatCAATTCCACTCACGAAtcgtcgttaaattaccgcaagtATACTTGAACATCTTCCTTCCTCTCGGCAGCATTACAACCATTGAGGTAAACTAGTTATTTAGGTTAGAGTGATGGCAACTATTGGTTCTCGCTATGTTCATTCATAAATGTTCACTCGTAACGGTGATCTCTCGTGAAGTTCGCGGACCAAGCctcgacatcttttagtgtggttCTACTGCGAACACTGTGTGCACTTGTGTGTGGTTTGAGCGTATTATACACCATATTCGTGCTTACTTTTTAAAAGACGTTGTCTTAAACTTCGCGCATGCGCTATAAAGGATGAACCAGCCATGGGCcacataatactctttgtttgttccccccaaattttgcataggcattctttttgttttttcttgggaccattgtgaCTGTCAAGAGAAACTGGGGACAAATCTCTGGAGTTATTTTGCAAGCTCAACAAAGACAGGAAAATTTCTGCCTTTATTACCTCCATTttgaaatcactggtgatccttgcaatctgattggctgtcaGCACtttttccccagccaatgagaaaggagcACTTAAGCAAAACATCCAATCatatttcaaggcttgtttaaggtaaccaatcaaatcgcAGGAAAATGAAATCGCAGACAAAGAAAgccattgtgtggcgaatttcgcaacttttgttcccaactggaccaataaaatattggtactggCAAAAATCCTGTATTTGTGGGATTAAATAAATATGGCaagatttctaaatggatgtaataaagtggtaattgaacttcatgtcgtgcaattttggtctgaaatcattcTTGTGATTTCTAATCGGGATTTTGAAATCAAACGTATGAGGTCACATCAAATTGCTTTCCACTCAGTTTAATTACCATTATATACTATTTTCGTTATCATTCCTTTTTCAATTCTCAACCTCgaataatgcatttcgcgtgctctgattggttcgctcaatctcggttatcagctcatataccttagtttgacctttaccctatggtaaatgattgcgctaagcgtcgCTAAGCTAAAACCTCTTTCGCCGGAAAGCAAAATctttctctgaataaagccaaaaatgaaaacaaatttattttgtaGGAACTTTGGATCCATtcccgacgtttagaagtacgcgaaaaggcaagtggtctgtctgaccacaaggtattacacaacatcgcatcttcatcaagttttttcgatttcgctccaattttctctctttcagTTTTCCCTCGTATTTCTTACTTccaaaatttttggagtttaaggaatttaataaaaaaattatttcattcgcgcttgttggatatgagactggttatagccaacgaggcgcgtagcgccatCTCATacccaacgcgcgctcatggattAATTGTTAAGACGAGTTTTTTTTGAACTTCGAGCATTGCGcggccaaaaataccataataatcttttgccgcCAGTCAATTTTAGTTGGAATCACGTGTGTTTCGCGCCAGGGAAAATTTTGATGGCCGCAATAATCATTTCGACTCACAAAAAGTCCTGTTCCCTGGCTCATTTCTAACCTTTGTCGGAAGGATATGAAGcattttgtggtagaaaaaCCCCTAGGATGCAAATGGGAGATTTGCTTCAGTAGACTTGCGATGAGATGCGAACAATGCCTGCCGTTTGTCACAGAAGTTATGGCTGATTCTGACGGTTTGAGACGGTTTACTGTCGATACTATCTTGCCAAATCAATTCATTAAaggtatgtaattgttttacttctataacctaagttatttcaatatcaattgatactttaaaactctgaaatctctttgaaaggcTGTGTTAAAGCACAATTAGCTTAAGGGTCGAGCGTTAAGCCGGTCGAGCTCAACTTGCGTTCTCCAATTCATTGAGCGAGATTttcccttgagaaaaaaaagctcaaacgaGATTATTTTTGAACTTTATGAAACTGCCAACACTTCAAAATGAAGGTTTTGACTTCACCTGTTCTGTTGAAaccgtaattttgttagttgtttcagcgtaagcggaatatacatccttgagtttttatgcgtttgggaattgaaaataaaatacaccGTTGTGCGAAACCCATATTACTTACCTCTTTCTTGTCAGGCTACGCTGCAAAAATCTTGTTGTACCAAGGATTGCACGTCTTAATTGAAAGTTTCTAGATGTTGTACACTTGATTTGagcattatttgctttaaatgtatttgaaccggttgtctgatctcgtctcaaacttgcagggtagtgcatttctcaactttaaacatcgccctttcagcaagagatctgcttccatttggtaagtactggattactgatcatactgttattttgaacatcacctcttgtgctttcactttgcatagtaaaatgcttttgaaatcatgaacttttccaatcatccgcgattcctttgtggcagatataattggttaacgaattctttatggcagcactgtttatccgctttgttgtaagttcattgtgtagtgtaccagacatatgtcactacaatacagaacgttaaagtgcaagcttttcagtgctacctaaataaatgtggttttgttttgaaccagttgcgtaattttagtttgaaaatacagcacctcaatttgtttacataattgacattcgaaaccacttgcgttcgagcttccttcacgtgcgagcgttcttcagcctgacggttgtacttttcatatttggacaacaacattctttgccttgtacattatttttggaaagttcaCATCATTTCCAAGAAATTGATTGCTCAAAAAAGTGAAGTTGATGCCAAAAAACTTAAGTTAGACTGCTGGCGTGTGGAAAGagcaaagctgttgaaatgtcctgttagatggtgttggaagatgtaccactgtaacaaaaatatgttcgttctgaattttcttgtaccggaaacagtcatatattatttgttaacgtctttgctttgctcattaatccTGGAGTTATGTCTGGTTTACATTGGCTCCTCAGCATTTCACCTAAACGAGTGAGCAGCTTATCTACCACGATGAAATACTCCGCGCCAAGTTTTGTGCCAATATTAGAGTCCTGCCTTCtctgccattattttgaaatttcctgcagacaaacccttaaaaattgtactaaagcttataggtctaatctccagttgttcacattcctgtttacaatgtatatctgtcataaaaggcagacttgttttgcttaattgaaccacaagacaggttgatttcctcctcctaataattcacttatccatgatttttgttttctatcacaggggccacttttataagatgaatactcttcactgtctagatgatggataaattctaagacaacagcaatggtttctggtggaagtttatgactatattggcgtcttattttcggaagtgctgctcccggaccatacatcttactataaagtctagcttttgttaattcgtagtctgtgcatgatacttctcctcgactgttagtaaacctgaacatttgcttaatttccttatttgtgtattgctgtGCCACACAGTTCAATAGTTCAACCCATTTGGGACTTCCAGGTCTCTctctggagtagctgagagctaagccctccgtgatgttagcatttgcattcactttttcctgaatggaatttgaaagaagtgaagacaatggcttgctccttttactttttacttctagTAAGAAACACCTCCTAGAAAGTGAGGTTCGCATGTTACAATCATGTTTCCAAAACATTGCTAAAGCCAGTATGCGTGCAAAGTACTGATAGAggtgaaaaatattgtgatcttatttttttattatcaaaggtaaaggaaaaatgtcctgacgttgaattagtcagtaataattactgactctgatctgattattagaatgcaaaaagagtactctttatagcctggattagttttctattttagggaataatgcatacagtacaaactcacatataagaacctagtacaggctgaaatttggcattttaaaaatacccaaaaatataagaacctgcagagcctggcaaagaaaaagaggtacttttacaaaaaaatcaccctcgagaaaactcctgttatagacctaatcggctaactcaatgttgtacccaattcaaaccctttgggaaaaaaacgttttgtttcagatatttcaatatcatttaaatatgaatggtacattataatgcaaatacaatacacaaagaatcttaatctcgggagatttgaattgggtacaacattgagttagccgattaggtctattgtggatgttttctttgattggcattttattggattttctctagaaatatgttttccataaagctACAGTGCAATGCTGTCTACATAtcttatgaataaaatatagaaatttattgttgttcctctgagaaataagaacctattaagaaactacatgtaatcagcctgaattatgaaaaaatagccTAAAATATTAGAACCTGCTCAGCCTTTCAGTTTCGCGGGCTTGGGAGATCCTTGaattgtgttcatcttttcACTACCAatccaaataaactgaaaaaccaactagtaaggtagaatatgtatggtagaattttaccatgtgagttaaaagaaggaaagtttaccccatcaaattggccttcaagaatttcctggcagatctgttcattttgaggcacccatgttttcaacttctgttttAAGATCAGCCACTTTTTACCTTGCgcagttttaaagtttgtttcaaatcctccactgagttcgctttgacgtcagttcatatgacactggggcacaaccaacttgattttgaatagAATTGTTTGCAGACGGGTTGTGGAACACTTTTGTTTACACTGGGTGACAGCCTGTGCAACCTTACATAACATGCACCACAGCACCTTAAACTGCTTATGAGGGCCACACagccaaactttttttccaaaaaagttttcttagctTCAGGGAACAAATCATCTACTGACTTTGGGAGATATGTCCaagtttgaccctaattagatgcacgcggatttcaataagcgtcacgaagtgtccccttgctcttctcgccaacttcaacatcacttgtgtctcagaatacagacaatttatgtcacaaagtgtcccccaaatgctactctttaagtgaagattagctgctgcatttacccaaagctaaaaataatgctgacctttacccttaccttattgttgaaaataggtagcaaatgcttagacttaaagggacactttgtgttggatgtcaaaattgggtgtgtatctaattagggtcaaacctggacataagtggacttTGGTAGTGACTATAAATGTTTTAGCTTGTACAGGGGAGTTGTGCATTTGGACGCTGAACATCAGAGGCGGATAGTGGCATTCCTAcaggcttgacatttttcctttaacatcatttatgggacgagattcttccttgtaggttttttaaatataataTAAGTAAGTACTGATTAAGAAATTGTTTACAATCTCTGAGGCTCAGCTGGGActagtttatttctttttttttttttttcaattcttcacaaAGATCAAACCTTCAATAACTCTTTTGTGAAACATTTGTGGCAAGTTTTATGATaaattcaactcaacaatcgaaattgaaagttgacaattgaagctaagctgaacacaatcttaatgtgtaattttaaagggggaactgaaaaggaaacacttaaacACTGGGGGTCTCACGAATCTTTTTACGGAAGAAGTGTGCAGGAGATAAGCTGAAAATCAACTCTAAAGGAACCTATCCACGAATACTTTTGCAAGGTCTAGCGATAGAGTACACCGAGCTGTAACGACAATAGCAGTCCGAAAACGATCTGTAGGAAACCTCACTGAACCGTAACGCAAGTGACAGAAGCTGCTTCCACATCAACTTGACTACCTCTAACTCGAATATCAGATCACCGGTCACAGACAAGGCaatgacaaaagaactgttcacactattttaatagaagtataataagaattcatcctaggtttgcagtctcaagatagtccaaaagcaagtcttgacacactaattctagactggatctcttattagcagagtcggagaactcgaaatcttacggcagaaagatcttttcgaacaatttgcgtactggttataaccttgcaagaaggttaaactaaatacgataaattcaccgcttcaaaacgtttttcaagctttacagatctttccgaagtgactgaattaaatacctgtgtaaaatggTTGGCTAATCGCTTGCACTCAATACAACTTCTATGTGCTCTTCCACCGGGACACAATATGGCCGACGGTACAAGTCCTGATCTGAAAGTAAGATGCGCGCAAGctcttatgggatttttggccgctggcgcgctttattgctcgatattcaaaaaaatctcgtcttaaATATAACTTCCAACCGGTGTTTTTCGGTGTCCGCTATACTGTCCTTCGTTGGATAATCATTTTTTCCTTGACACAGAAATAAATTAAGATGTgagtattatttttgttattaggTAAATAAATCAACGATGGTGGCAGAAATAAACTGGAGAGTGAAGGAAGTGATAAAAAATTGTAATGTTCTGTCATAGTGATGGCTCTTGTGAAAAGATGAAGTTAATTTAGGTAATGCCAGTGGTAAATTGCACTCTATAAGTTCTTCCCGTTTGTGACAATGGCCACCTGCCTGTTCTGAGgtcatttttgtcaaaaacACTGAATTGTTTACCTTGTGAACAATGAACGGTTGTCACTTTATGAAGGTAACGTCGCGGTTTAAAAATCGGGTTCATACTGAAATAATGAATAACTTTATATTGAACTTTGGTTGTGGTTCCAAACTGGCAAAGCGCAACGAGGGGTTTTTCTTCTTATTATATGAAACGTTTGCCAGCTTAAGTCAGTCACTAATCGCTACTCGTTTAATTGGCGAAACCTGAACAAAAGACGACAGCTTGACTCACGATTTTAATTCCTGTGAGTGTACGTGGTTGACAGGTATCATGATAAATTTATGAGTTTGTCGGGGAATTCACCATAGATACCGGTTAGTTTACTAAAACCTCTTCTTTTAAGTTCATTCCATTGCCTTGGAGTGCTTAGTGATTTTCATCCGAAGACAGTATAGTCCTTTGGTGCAAAATATGTCAGCAAGGAGAAAGAAAGTTCGCTTTAAGAGCGCAAATGTAGAAAGAAACAAGTCATTGAGCGATGCGTTGACTTTGCAGCATTTAGAAACGAAAAATTCTGGCACACGCTTGGCTCagacaaagaagaaaaagaggaagcaGACAAAGCTGCAGACTCTCAAGGCAGAGAGGAGAGAACTCCAGAACGACTTGAAAAGTACCAAGGAGTGGATTTTGgatgataacaaaagaaaagcaagccCGAGTTACACCTCCTATGAAAACCGGCAGAGACTGGCTCGAACAGCGAGTGACACTATTTCCAAACTTCAGCGGCTAGAAGGCAAAATATTGGCTAAGGAAAAGTCTAGCAAACAGAAAACACAGAAAACGTTGACGGCTAAGTTGAGGAAAACGACAGTAAAATCTGGTAAACAACACGGTCGACTTATCAAGATGACTGAAAAGTTGGAAAGAATGAAACTGGGGGAGGTTGAATTACGCGCTGAAATTGCACGTCGAGAGGTCACAGATAGAACAAGGAATGGTGATTTATCCAGTCCTGCACAAAATCCACTGCAATTTCCTCGGATAAAATCAGCTGATTTAGTTCAATGGGTTAACATTTCACCAAGCAAGCCTGAGAATAAATTAGATGCAGCCGAGCAGGTCGCATCACCAAGACCGACTTCTGTTTTAACCGACTATGCGGTACAGCTCCCCCCAGGTGAAAAGAGACTTGTAGCAGATAAACTTGCGCATAAGTATGACATGACACGGGAGCTGAGAAACACAATCCACGAACATATGATCAACCGCTCTTATAGTTTTTCATATTTTAATATCATTCCACCTTACAAACGGAAAAAGCCTAAGCCGCAAAAAACTAAGCAAGTTTTCAATCGCTTGGTTTACGAAGACAAAGTAGGAGTTATGGATTTTGGAAAGACCCACAGGCCAACAAAGGTCGTTTTATCTTAAAACGATTTGCGAAAACGAGGTGTTGATATTTTCCAATCGCTATTTAAAGTTTTTAAAGCCATTCTTTCACTTCTCCTTTTCAGTATTTGGATTAAGAACCAATTTAACTTCTGCTAGGAGTATCATCTTTTAACTGCCTTGTACAGTACGTTTATTATATACTCTACCAGGAGAAAAGCCATGGGGCTCCATCTCAGTGActagaaataaaacaaagaagttcGTTTGATTTATCCCGTGCTGCTATACTGATTCCACAGGTATATACAACTTTTTCAAAAGAGTAAATCGAGGAATGAAATTTCTGTCAGCTTTTTCAGGGAAGAAATACGAATTAAGCACTTAGGTTTTCCACCCAGTTATAGTTTGTCACCAGGCAACTAAATGCATGATATCTCGCCCGGGGCTAATACTGGACACCTGCTCTTGTTATAAGCATCTTTACCAGTACTTACTTATCAAGGGAACATTTAATGAAGAGTCATTTCCCAGTCGAATTTTCGCCCTGAGGGCCTGACGCTTGGATATTGAGGATGACAATAAAAGggttcaagaaaaacaaaaactgtgAGAAATTACTACGACTCAATTCGTTCGATTTGTATTCGAGGGTACACAATACAAAAAAACTCCCCATCACGCCAGGAATTCTAGCTAAGGACGCCTCTGAGACAAGAACTGCTGTTATGTACAGACCCTTGAgaaatatgtttttgtttttcttttatacgaAACAAATAACCGACCAAGACCGACTTGACCAATATATGTACAGGAAATCGTATAAAATTGAGTGCATTTCGTGACTTatggcacgagtgatgttttgaaagttctcacgCGAGTTGAGTGAAATGCACCAGCAAGTTCATACGTGTTTTTgtctgtttcca containing:
- the LOC138041232 gene encoding uncharacterized protein, with product MSARRKKVRFKSANVERNKSLSDALTLQHLETKNSGTRLAQTKKKKRKQTKLQTLKAERRELQNDLKSTKEWILDDNKRKASPSYTSYENRQRLARTASDTISKLQRLEGKILAKEKSSKQKTQKTLTAKLRKTTVKSGKQHGRLIKMTEKLERMKLGEVELRAEIARREVTDRTRNGDLSSPAQNPLQFPRIKSADLVQWVNISPSKPENKLDAAEQVASPRPTSVLTDYAVQLPPGEKRLVADKLAHKYDMTRELRNTIHEHMINRSYSFSYFNIIPPYKRKKPKPQKTKQVFNRLVYEDKVGVMDFGKTHRPTKVVLS